A portion of the Natronococcus sp. AD-5 genome contains these proteins:
- a CDS encoding PHP-associated domain-containing protein, translating into MSDGVEVRVDCHVKVLNDAVVERAKRVGLDAIVYAPHFTRLPEIRERAAAYSSADLLVIPAREVFTGSWRDRKHVVAIGLEEPIPDFIPLEVAMAEFDRQEAAVLVPHPEFATVSVTEPDLRTYAKTIDAVEIFNPKHFPSHNQRARELAETLSYPPFASSYAHLPSSVGVAYTVFETPIASEADFVDALEDGVTRRVVYDNGTKRLRTSVGELAHLCYENTWEKADRLFLSGIEPTHPDHIAYDGRFDDVAVY; encoded by the coding sequence GTGAGCGACGGAGTGGAGGTTCGAGTCGACTGTCACGTGAAGGTCCTCAACGACGCCGTCGTCGAGCGCGCCAAACGTGTCGGACTCGACGCAATCGTCTACGCACCGCACTTTACCCGCCTCCCGGAGATCCGGGAGCGAGCGGCGGCCTACTCGAGCGCCGACCTGCTGGTCATCCCCGCCCGAGAGGTCTTCACCGGCTCCTGGCGGGATCGCAAACACGTCGTCGCGATCGGACTCGAGGAACCGATTCCGGACTTCATACCACTCGAGGTGGCGATGGCCGAGTTCGACCGCCAGGAGGCGGCGGTGCTCGTCCCGCATCCCGAGTTCGCCACCGTGAGCGTGACGGAGCCGGACCTGCGGACGTACGCGAAGACGATCGACGCCGTCGAGATTTTTAACCCGAAGCACTTCCCCTCGCACAATCAGCGCGCGCGGGAACTCGCGGAGACGCTGTCGTATCCGCCGTTCGCGTCCTCGTACGCGCACCTGCCGAGCTCGGTCGGCGTCGCCTACACGGTCTTCGAGACGCCGATCGCGTCCGAGGCCGACTTCGTCGACGCCCTCGAGGACGGCGTCACCCGCCGCGTGGTCTACGACAACGGGACCAAACGGCTCCGCACGTCCGTGGGCGAACTCGCCCACCTCTGTTACGAAAACACCTGGGAGAAGGCCGACCGGCTCTTCCTCTCGGGAATCGAACCGACCCATCCCGATCACATCGCCTACGACGGACGATTCGACGATGTCGCCGTGTACTGA
- a CDS encoding protein translocase SEC61 complex subunit gamma, whose amino-acid sequence MDVPYDLTSYVRVLKMATTPTTEEFVQVSKIAGAGILLVGFLGFLIGGLMLLLTGDAGGAF is encoded by the coding sequence ATGGACGTTCCCTACGACCTCACCTCGTACGTGCGGGTGTTGAAGATGGCGACGACACCCACGACCGAAGAATTCGTTCAGGTGTCGAAAATCGCCGGTGCGGGGATCCTGCTCGTCGGATTCCTCGGGTTCCTCATCGGCGGTCTCATGCTGCTGCTGACCGGCGACGCCGGTGGTGCCTTCTAA
- a CDS encoding transcription elongation factor Spt5, which yields MGIYAVKTTASQERTVADMIINREEPEIHAALAPDSLTSYVMVEADGDAVLNRVLEDIPHARSIVPGQSDISEVEHFLSPKPDVEGIAEGDIVELIAGPFKGEKAQVQRIDEGKDQVTVELYEATVPIPVTVRGDQIRVLDSDER from the coding sequence ATGGGCATCTATGCAGTCAAGACGACGGCGAGCCAGGAGCGAACCGTCGCCGACATGATCATCAACCGCGAGGAACCCGAGATCCACGCCGCGCTCGCGCCCGACTCGCTGACCTCCTACGTGATGGTCGAGGCCGACGGCGACGCCGTCCTGAACCGCGTGCTCGAGGACATCCCGCACGCGCGCAGCATCGTTCCCGGTCAGTCGGACATCTCGGAGGTCGAGCACTTCCTCTCGCCGAAACCGGACGTCGAGGGGATCGCCGAGGGCGACATCGTCGAACTCATCGCCGGCCCGTTCAAGGGCGAGAAGGCCCAGGTCCAGCGGATCGACGAGGGCAAGGATCAGGTGACAGTCGAACTGTACGAGGCGACGGTTCCGATTCCGGTGACGGTTCGGGGAGACCAGATTCGGGTACTGGATAGCGACGAACGGTAG
- a CDS encoding TIGR03557 family F420-dependent LLM class oxidoreductase, whose product MTEIGHKLICEEHGPNDLAEYAQLADRSAFDYAMISDHYHPWTSTQGESPMVWNVIGAISRATDDLRLGTAVTCPIMRIHPAIVAQAAATAGAQLPGRFFLGVGTGENLSEHILGDRWPEHAVRLEMLEEALEIIRTLWNGKTTSYHGEYYTVENARIYTLPDELPPIPIAADGPKAARKAGEIGDGLIAISPDEELIGAFEDGGGENKPRYAEVSVCYAEDEREAIETAHEVWPQAALPGELMWELPTPAHFEQATEAVSEEDIAEMVVCGSDPDEHIEAIREFVDAGFDHVAVHNVGSNQAEFVEFYEDEVLPAVQ is encoded by the coding sequence ATGACGGAGATCGGTCACAAACTCATCTGCGAGGAGCACGGTCCGAACGATCTCGCCGAGTACGCCCAGCTCGCGGACCGGTCGGCGTTCGACTACGCGATGATCTCCGATCACTACCACCCGTGGACATCGACGCAGGGCGAGAGTCCGATGGTCTGGAACGTGATCGGCGCCATCTCGCGGGCGACCGACGACCTGCGTCTCGGTACTGCCGTCACCTGCCCGATCATGCGCATCCACCCGGCGATCGTCGCGCAGGCGGCCGCCACCGCCGGCGCGCAGCTCCCCGGCCGATTCTTCCTCGGCGTCGGCACCGGCGAGAATTTGAGCGAGCACATCCTCGGCGATCGGTGGCCGGAGCACGCGGTCCGACTCGAGATGCTCGAGGAAGCGCTCGAAATCATCCGCACCCTCTGGAACGGGAAGACGACGAGCTATCACGGCGAGTACTACACCGTCGAGAACGCCCGTATCTACACCCTTCCGGACGAACTGCCGCCGATCCCCATCGCGGCTGACGGCCCGAAGGCGGCGCGAAAGGCCGGCGAGATCGGGGACGGACTCATCGCGATTTCTCCCGACGAAGAACTGATCGGGGCGTTCGAAGACGGCGGCGGGGAGAACAAACCCCGGTACGCCGAGGTCAGCGTCTGCTACGCCGAAGACGAGCGGGAGGCGATCGAGACGGCCCACGAGGTCTGGCCCCAGGCGGCGCTACCCGGGGAACTCATGTGGGAGCTTCCGACGCCCGCCCACTTCGAGCAGGCGACCGAAGCGGTTTCCGAGGAAGATATCGCGGAGATGGTCGTCTGCGGCTCCGATCCCGACGAGCATATCGAGGCGATCCGGGAGTTCGTCGACGCCGGGTTCGACCACGTCGCCGTTCACAACGTCGGCTCGAACCAGGCCGAGTTCGTCGAGTTCTACGAGGACGAAGTGTTACCGGCGGTGCAGTAA
- a CDS encoding S1C family serine protease has protein sequence MTQNDITRRRLLGVAGGAVAVGTVGGSTAAETGRSAIERPDGAVRTQDERYTDIYEETIDSVVLVNVFGGDEVPGGLGSGFVIDDGHVVTNDHVAGDASEVELQFRDEQWRSASVVGSDVHSDLAVLEVDDLPDAAVGLSFSDAEPTVGQEVLALGNPLGLDASISQGLVSGVDRSLPSPTGFSIPAAIQTDAPVNPGNSGGPLVSLESDVLGVVFAGAGQTIGFAISAALANRVVPALIDDGEYQHAYVGVSVLPVGPLVAEANDLEDPRGVLIVDVIPDSPADGVLEPADGVESIDGGPVPVGGDVIIAIGDREIPNQERLSSTLALETSPGETVDVEVVRDGERETVELTLEPRPDVDVP, from the coding sequence GTGACTCAAAACGATATCACGCGCAGACGACTGCTCGGCGTCGCCGGCGGGGCCGTCGCCGTCGGCACCGTCGGCGGATCTACCGCGGCGGAGACCGGCCGGAGCGCGATCGAGCGTCCCGACGGCGCAGTTCGGACGCAGGACGAACGATACACGGATATCTACGAGGAGACGATCGATTCCGTCGTTCTCGTCAACGTGTTCGGCGGCGACGAGGTCCCCGGCGGACTGGGATCCGGGTTCGTCATCGACGACGGGCACGTGGTGACGAACGATCACGTGGCCGGCGACGCGTCGGAGGTCGAACTCCAGTTCCGCGACGAGCAGTGGCGATCGGCGTCGGTCGTCGGATCGGACGTCCACAGCGACCTGGCCGTCCTCGAGGTCGACGACCTCCCGGACGCCGCCGTCGGGTTGTCGTTTTCGGACGCCGAACCGACGGTCGGTCAGGAGGTGCTGGCGCTCGGCAATCCGCTCGGTCTCGACGCCTCGATCTCGCAGGGGCTCGTCAGCGGGGTCGACCGCTCGCTGCCGAGTCCGACCGGGTTCTCGATCCCGGCGGCCATCCAGACCGACGCGCCGGTCAACCCCGGGAACAGCGGCGGTCCGCTCGTGAGTCTCGAGAGCGACGTTCTCGGCGTCGTCTTCGCCGGCGCCGGTCAGACGATCGGCTTCGCCATCTCCGCGGCGCTCGCGAACCGGGTCGTCCCCGCGCTCATCGACGACGGCGAGTACCAGCACGCGTACGTCGGAGTGAGCGTCCTGCCGGTCGGGCCCCTGGTCGCCGAAGCGAACGATCTCGAGGACCCCCGCGGCGTCCTGATCGTCGACGTGATCCCGGACTCGCCCGCGGACGGCGTCCTCGAGCCGGCGGACGGAGTCGAGTCGATCGACGGCGGTCCGGTCCCGGTCGGCGGCGACGTGATCATCGCTATCGGCGACCGGGAGATCCCGAATCAGGAGCGGCTGTCCTCGACGCTCGCGCTCGAGACGTCACCCGGCGAGACGGTCGACGTCGAGGTCGTCCGCGACGGGGAGCGCGAGACCGTCGAGCTGACGCTCGAGCCCCGGCCCGACGTGGACGTCCCCTGA
- a CDS encoding DUF7565 family protein yields the protein MAWECGIGGCGAVFEDVESAVVHQATEHERRECEVCGTIVPDGYLAIRHTFTEHSRAEYVRAYGASSEDVRNREALLEEIESVADTQALADELRR from the coding sequence ATGGCTTGGGAATGCGGCATTGGTGGCTGTGGTGCAGTGTTCGAGGACGTCGAGTCGGCCGTCGTCCATCAGGCGACCGAACACGAACGCCGCGAGTGCGAAGTCTGTGGCACCATCGTCCCCGACGGCTATCTCGCGATCCGACACACCTTCACCGAACACAGCCGCGCCGAGTACGTCCGCGCGTACGGCGCCAGTTCCGAGGACGTCCGGAACCGCGAGGCGCTGCTCGAGGAGATCGAATCGGTGGCGGATACGCAGGCGCTCGCGGACGAACTGCGCCGGTAA